One genomic region from Sulfurovum riftiae encodes:
- a CDS encoding ATP-binding protein has product MDKSEIIAILNDWNYWNRPLPETKERPFYDTKIDSYLHYDEVVVIKGIRRSGKSTLMINQIKRLLQNNIDIKNILFVNLEDPRFINHLTVELLEQIKEVYFEYLDPESNPYIFLDEIQNIPNWEKWVNKEYELKLSKLIISGSNSSMLSSEIASTLSGRYLAVDVYPLSFKEYIGFKDISIDTPLDMVSKKIVLNREFENYLKFGAFPKVLEYGQEDIRELLTTYKNTILLKDIVARYKLKEFGVLEEIAAFLLSNSGISISINKLKNNFKVSYDMANAYVEYLSKAYMVFEVNKFDYSLKKQNANDKKYYSVDLGLSNLMRVPNLQTRGADLETVVFLELLRRGYKVYYYKTSNDLECDFIVQKDREIQMLIQVTSSLKDDKTKKRELQSFSKTKKELNLEHVESVVITEDNSSETVYDDIEIKIVNLKEWLLEL; this is encoded by the coding sequence TTGGATAAATCAGAAATCATAGCCATATTGAATGACTGGAACTACTGGAACCGCCCATTACCCGAAACAAAAGAGAGACCGTTTTATGATACCAAGATAGATTCGTACCTGCATTATGATGAAGTAGTCGTTATCAAGGGTATCCGCAGAAGCGGGAAATCCACTTTAATGATCAACCAGATCAAGAGACTGCTTCAGAACAATATCGATATCAAAAATATACTTTTTGTCAATTTGGAAGATCCAAGGTTCATCAATCATCTCACTGTAGAGCTGTTGGAACAGATCAAAGAGGTTTATTTCGAGTATCTTGATCCGGAGAGTAACCCCTATATTTTTCTTGATGAGATACAAAATATCCCAAACTGGGAGAAGTGGGTCAACAAAGAGTATGAACTGAAGCTTTCAAAACTCATCATCAGCGGATCGAACTCATCTATGCTCAGCAGTGAGATCGCTTCTACTTTAAGCGGAAGGTACCTTGCCGTGGATGTCTATCCTCTCAGCTTCAAGGAGTATATAGGTTTTAAAGATATCAGTATCGATACCCCACTTGACATGGTTTCCAAAAAAATAGTACTTAACCGTGAATTTGAAAACTATCTCAAGTTCGGTGCTTTCCCAAAAGTACTGGAGTATGGACAGGAAGATATAAGAGAACTTCTCACGACATATAAAAATACTATTTTGCTGAAAGATATCGTAGCCAGATACAAATTGAAAGAGTTTGGTGTACTTGAAGAGATCGCGGCATTCCTTCTGAGCAACAGTGGCATCAGCATCAGTATCAATAAACTCAAAAACAACTTCAAGGTCTCGTACGACATGGCAAATGCCTATGTAGAGTACCTCTCGAAAGCCTACATGGTCTTTGAGGTGAACAAATTTGACTACTCTTTAAAAAAACAGAATGCCAATGACAAAAAGTACTACAGTGTAGACCTGGGGCTAAGCAATCTCATGCGGGTACCGAATCTTCAAACCAGAGGGGCAGATCTGGAGACCGTCGTATTTCTGGAACTCCTTCGGAGAGGATATAAAGTCTACTACTATAAAACGTCAAACGATCTTGAATGTGACTTCATTGTACAGAAGGACCGAGAGATACAAATGCTCATACAGGTCACATCATCGCTTAAAGACGATAAAACAAAAAAACGTGAACTGCAATCTTTTTCCAAAACAAAAAAAGAGTTGAATCTTGAACATGTGGAATCTGTCGTCATTACGGAAGACAATAGCAGTGAAACTGTATACGACGATATTGAGATCAAAATAGTCAATTTAAAAGAGTGGTTGCTGGAACTATAA
- a CDS encoding TIGR01458 family HAD-type hydrolase: protein MKKIKGLIFDIGGVLYVGSHVVPGAADTIAQLQKRYPMRFVTNTTRRVPASIIEKLSNFGFKIGPEELFTALDATKSYVLSRQATVETVMTDEADRYFEALKSENPDFVVVGDAYTNFDFAHMNRAFRALESGAELIAAAKNRYFKDEDGLLSMDAGGFIAALEFASGKEAQIIGKPSETFFHLAVESMGLRPDEVLMIGDDIESDIQGAQHAGIRAALVKTGKFRESDLGRGIEPDYLLEDVNALLKIL, encoded by the coding sequence ATGAAAAAGATAAAAGGTCTTATCTTCGATATCGGAGGGGTGCTGTACGTGGGCAGCCATGTTGTTCCGGGTGCAGCAGACACCATTGCACAGCTGCAGAAGCGCTATCCTATGCGTTTCGTAACCAACACCACAAGACGTGTCCCTGCATCCATCATTGAAAAGCTCTCCAATTTCGGATTCAAGATCGGTCCGGAGGAGCTTTTTACGGCACTGGATGCGACAAAAAGCTATGTACTTTCACGACAGGCTACGGTAGAGACCGTTATGACAGACGAAGCGGACAGGTATTTTGAAGCCCTCAAATCAGAAAACCCCGATTTCGTGGTCGTTGGAGATGCCTATACCAATTTTGATTTTGCCCATATGAACAGGGCATTCAGGGCACTCGAGAGTGGTGCAGAACTCATCGCCGCGGCAAAGAACAGATATTTCAAAGACGAGGACGGCCTGCTCTCCATGGATGCCGGAGGCTTCATCGCCGCACTTGAATTCGCTTCGGGAAAAGAGGCACAGATCATAGGCAAACCCAGCGAGACCTTTTTTCACCTTGCCGTCGAATCAATGGGCCTCCGCCCCGATGAAGTCCTGATGATAGGCGACGATATAGAATCAGATATCCAGGGAGCGCAGCATGCCGGCATCAGAGCGGCACTTGTCAAAACGGGGAAGTTCCGTGAGAGTGACCTTGGCAGAGGCATAGAGCCGGACTATCTCCTTGAAGATGTCAATGCGTTATTGAAGATACTGTAG
- a CDS encoding type II toxin-antitoxin system CcdA family antitoxin has protein sequence MSHIYSTDAPKKATNLSVNSDLLRQAKEYGINLSATFEKSLEEMVRKEKEKRWLEENKEAIDAYNERIKKYGTIGQRMGRFRGTV, from the coding sequence ATGAGTCATATTTACAGTACGGATGCACCCAAGAAGGCGACCAACCTCTCTGTCAACAGTGATCTGCTCAGGCAGGCAAAAGAGTACGGTATCAACCTTTCTGCAACATTTGAAAAAAGTCTTGAAGAGATGGTACGCAAAGAGAAGGAGAAGCGGTGGTTGGAAGAGAACAAAGAAGCGATCGATGCTTATAATGAACGGATCAAAAAGTATGGAACGATAGGTCAACGTATGGGGAGATTCCGTGGCACAGTTTGA